A single genomic interval of Shewanella psychropiezotolerans harbors:
- the ispD gene encoding 2-C-methyl-D-erythritol 4-phosphate cytidylyltransferase has translation MNDFQEKIVAIVPAAGIGSRMGADVPKQYLKVAGKPILSLTLQVLLTHPGIDRVIVALHPQDSYFSSLPEARHPKLLSVVGGEERADSVLACLNRVDGDDWAMVHDAARPCLTHGDIDKLIDSRGLFPQGAILASPVRDTMKRGNKQGKIEQTVCREQLWHALTPQLFPVVSLRDNLAKSLKMKVNITDEASAMEWAGIAPGLVTGRADNIKITHPDDLRLAELFLSQGE, from the coding sequence TGATTTCCAAGAAAAGATTGTCGCCATAGTCCCTGCTGCCGGTATAGGCAGCCGCATGGGAGCCGATGTTCCTAAGCAGTATCTGAAAGTAGCCGGCAAGCCAATTCTATCTTTAACTTTACAAGTGCTCCTCACTCATCCCGGAATCGACCGTGTTATCGTAGCGCTTCACCCACAAGATAGTTATTTCTCCTCTCTACCTGAGGCTAGACACCCCAAATTACTCAGCGTTGTCGGTGGTGAAGAGCGTGCAGACTCAGTCTTAGCCTGCCTGAATCGGGTCGATGGAGACGATTGGGCTATGGTTCATGACGCCGCCCGTCCCTGTTTGACTCACGGCGATATCGACAAGCTTATAGATTCGAGAGGCTTATTTCCTCAGGGAGCCATTTTAGCTTCACCCGTTCGAGATACCATGAAGAGAGGGAATAAACAGGGCAAAATTGAACAGACAGTATGTCGTGAACAGTTATGGCATGCCCTCACTCCGCAACTTTTTCCTGTGGTGTCCCTCAGAGATAATTTAGCCAAATCCTTGAAGATGAAAGTAAACATTACCGACGAAGCCTCAGCCATGGAATGGGCCGGAATCGCGCCGGGACTAGTGACAGGCAGAGCCGATAATATTAAGATCACTCATCCGGACGATCTTCGATTGGCTGAACTCTTTCTGAGCCAGGGTGAATAG